One part of the Phytoactinopolyspora mesophila genome encodes these proteins:
- the serA gene encoding phosphoglycerate dehydrogenase: MSKPVVLIAEELSPATVEALGPDFEIRHTDGADRSALLPAIADVDAILVRSATKVDAEAIAAANNLKVIARAGVGLDNVDVKAATQAGVMVVNAPTSNITSAAELAVGLLLATARNIAPANQALKNGEWKRSKYTGVELYEKTIGIVGLGRIGALVAQRLAPFGTELIAYDPYVSTARAAQLGVRSVSLDELLRKSDFITVHLPKTPETAGLIGDQALTKVKPTVQIINAARGGIVDEHALAVALKEGRVAGAGVDVFASEPCTDSPLFEFESVVVTPHLGASTAEAQEKAGVSVAKSVRLALAGELVPDAVNVKGGAIAEDVRPGIPLAEKLGRIFTALAGGAAAQLDVEVRGEIAAHDVKVLELAALKGVFADVVEEQVSYVNAPVIAADRGVEVRLVTNEDSPDYRNVVTVRGVMADGRTVSISGTLSGPKHIEKIVEVLGHDIEAFPSEHMAFFQYVDRPGMVGTVGRILGEADINIAGMQVSRDTRGGHALVAMTVDQAIPAPAMDNIVEAIGAEWGRTVDLDD; encoded by the coding sequence GTGAGCAAGCCCGTCGTACTGATCGCCGAAGAATTGTCGCCGGCTACGGTCGAGGCGCTTGGCCCGGATTTCGAGATCCGGCACACCGACGGCGCCGACCGTTCGGCGCTGCTGCCGGCCATAGCTGATGTCGACGCCATCTTGGTCCGTAGCGCGACCAAGGTCGACGCCGAAGCTATCGCCGCTGCCAACAACCTCAAGGTCATCGCACGAGCCGGTGTGGGCCTGGACAACGTCGACGTGAAAGCCGCCACCCAGGCCGGTGTCATGGTCGTCAACGCACCGACCTCCAACATCACCAGCGCGGCCGAGCTTGCCGTCGGCCTGCTGCTGGCCACGGCGCGCAACATCGCCCCAGCCAACCAGGCGCTGAAGAACGGCGAGTGGAAGCGCAGCAAGTACACCGGCGTTGAGCTCTACGAGAAGACCATCGGCATCGTCGGTCTCGGCCGCATCGGGGCGCTGGTCGCGCAGCGTCTCGCACCGTTCGGCACCGAGTTGATCGCCTATGACCCCTATGTTTCCACCGCGCGGGCAGCCCAGCTGGGTGTGCGCAGCGTCTCGCTCGACGAATTGCTCCGCAAGAGCGACTTCATCACGGTGCACCTGCCCAAGACGCCGGAGACCGCTGGGCTCATCGGTGACCAAGCGTTGACCAAGGTCAAGCCCACGGTCCAGATCATCAACGCGGCCCGTGGCGGCATCGTGGACGAGCACGCGCTCGCGGTGGCGCTCAAGGAGGGCCGAGTGGCTGGTGCCGGGGTGGACGTGTTCGCCTCGGAGCCGTGCACCGACTCGCCGCTGTTCGAGTTCGAGTCCGTCGTCGTCACCCCGCACCTCGGCGCGTCTACGGCAGAGGCGCAGGAGAAGGCCGGCGTCTCGGTGGCCAAATCGGTCCGGCTCGCGCTGGCCGGGGAGCTGGTGCCGGACGCGGTGAACGTCAAGGGCGGCGCGATCGCTGAGGACGTGCGCCCGGGCATTCCGCTGGCCGAGAAGCTGGGCCGGATCTTCACCGCGCTGGCCGGGGGCGCCGCGGCACAGCTCGACGTCGAGGTGCGTGGCGAGATCGCGGCGCACGACGTCAAGGTCCTCGAGCTTGCGGCCCTGAAGGGTGTCTTCGCCGACGTCGTGGAGGAGCAGGTCTCCTACGTCAACGCTCCGGTGATCGCCGCCGACCGTGGCGTCGAGGTGCGGCTGGTGACCAACGAGGACTCGCCGGACTACCGGAATGTTGTGACCGTCCGGGGTGTCATGGCCGACGGCCGGACCGTCTCCATATCGGGCACGTTGTCCGGCCCGAAGCACATCGAGAAGATCGTGGAGGTTCTCGGTCACGACATCGAGGCCTTCCCGAGCGAGCACATGGCCTTTTTCCAGTACGTGGATCGGCCCGGCATGGTCGGCACGGTCGGGCGCATCTTGGGCGAAGCCGACATCAACATCGCCGGGATGCAGGTCAGTCGTGATACTCGCGGCGGGCACGCCCTGGTTGCGATGACGGTTGACCAGGCGATTCCGGCACCGGCCATGGACAACATCGTCGAGGCGATCGGCGCGGAGTGGGGCCGCACCGTCGACCTCGACGACTGA
- a CDS encoding TenA family protein: protein MSFSADAWNRAKPWYDAILAHPFVRELGDGTLDRKIFLRYMVDDAHYLARYSRALATTAARWPEPDGAAAIARFAAGAVEAERMLHASFLDEAGMELDNLESEPTPTCLAYVNSLQADASLAPVEVAMAGLLPCFRIYAEVGQHLADVLAQRPDHPYAAWLATYGDDAFAEDTRRAQELVDQQAGTDPARLEQMHDAYSRASRFEWMFWDASYRGETWPAP from the coding sequence ATGAGTTTTTCCGCCGACGCTTGGAACCGAGCCAAACCCTGGTATGACGCGATCCTGGCCCACCCGTTTGTGCGTGAACTCGGCGACGGCACGCTCGACCGCAAGATATTCCTGCGCTACATGGTCGACGACGCGCACTACCTGGCGCGGTACTCGCGAGCGCTGGCGACCACGGCAGCGCGCTGGCCTGAACCGGACGGTGCCGCGGCCATCGCGCGGTTCGCCGCGGGAGCCGTTGAGGCCGAGCGGATGCTGCACGCGTCGTTCCTCGACGAAGCCGGCATGGAGCTGGACAATCTCGAATCCGAGCCGACGCCGACGTGTCTGGCCTATGTGAACAGCCTGCAAGCCGATGCCTCGCTGGCGCCGGTCGAGGTGGCGATGGCCGGATTACTGCCGTGTTTCCGGATCTATGCCGAAGTCGGCCAGCATCTGGCCGACGTCCTGGCGCAGCGGCCGGACCATCCCTATGCCGCATGGCTGGCCACCTACGGCGACGACGCATTCGCCGAAGACACGCGGCGCGCCCAGGAGCTCGTCGATCAGCAAGCAGGAACCGACCCGGCCCGGCTCGAACAGATGCACGACGCTTACTCCCGTGCGTCGAGATTCGAGTGGATGTTCTGGGACGCCTCCTACCGGGGCGAGACGTGGCCGGCGCCCTGA
- the thiD gene encoding bifunctional hydroxymethylpyrimidine kinase/phosphomethylpyrimidine kinase, producing MIPIVLSVAGSDPSGGAGIQADLKTFSALGAYGTAALTALTAQNTRGVSGVLPVPGEFVADQLTALFDDLDVRAVKTGMLGGPDVVDAVVGTVRRYGVRHVVVDPVMVATSGDRLVSDETVAAIRERLLPVASVITPNLPEAATLLGIDKVTPERMAEAGAALLELGPAAVVVKGGHDDGPEAVDVLVDADGVHELREPRIATKNTHGTGCTFASAIAVGLAFDVPLPQAVADAKRYLTDALRAADSLDVGGGHGPVHHFHAAWNTPPAQPHPQPR from the coding sequence ATGATTCCCATCGTCTTGTCCGTGGCGGGCTCGGACCCCTCCGGCGGTGCCGGCATCCAAGCCGATCTGAAGACGTTCTCCGCGCTCGGCGCCTATGGCACGGCGGCGCTGACGGCGCTCACCGCGCAGAACACCCGTGGCGTCAGCGGCGTACTGCCCGTTCCGGGAGAGTTCGTCGCCGACCAGCTGACGGCGTTGTTCGACGACCTCGACGTGCGTGCCGTCAAGACGGGGATGCTCGGCGGCCCGGATGTGGTGGACGCCGTCGTCGGCACCGTGCGTCGATATGGTGTGCGCCACGTCGTCGTCGATCCAGTCATGGTGGCGACGTCAGGCGACCGGCTCGTCTCGGACGAGACCGTCGCGGCCATCAGGGAGCGGCTGCTGCCGGTGGCCAGCGTCATCACGCCGAATCTGCCCGAGGCGGCGACGCTGCTGGGAATCGACAAGGTGACCCCGGAGCGCATGGCCGAGGCCGGTGCCGCGCTGCTCGAGCTGGGCCCGGCCGCGGTGGTGGTCAAAGGCGGGCACGACGACGGTCCCGAGGCGGTCGATGTGCTGGTCGATGCCGACGGCGTCCACGAACTCCGGGAACCGCGGATCGCCACCAAGAACACGCACGGTACGGGCTGTACGTTCGCCTCGGCGATCGCGGTCGGCCTGGCGTTCGACGTACCGCTGCCGCAAGCCGTCGCCGACGCGAAGCGGTATCTCACCGACGCGCTGCGCGCGGCCGATTCGCTGGACGTCGGCGGAGGCCACGGCCCGGTGCACCACTTTCACGCCGCCTGGAACACACCGCCGGCTCAACCGCACCCCCAACCCCGGTGA
- the thiE gene encoding thiamine phosphate synthase has product MRGTLDVRLYVVTEPSLTPPPRLIESCLAAVRGGATLVQLRDKQATDDELLLRAAQLRDVLQPHGVPLVVNDRLDVARKVGIGVHVGVHDVAPVVAREVLGPAAVVGWSVEDPERMPPEQLAASSYLAASPVWVTPTKTDTAHPLGPPGVAAIRRATDLPLVGIGGINSPERAAEVIRAGADGVAVVSAVFGADDPQAAAARLRAAVDEALRGATP; this is encoded by the coding sequence ATGAGGGGAACCCTCGACGTCCGGCTCTACGTCGTCACCGAGCCTTCCTTGACCCCGCCGCCCCGCCTGATCGAGAGCTGCCTGGCGGCAGTGCGGGGAGGCGCGACGTTGGTGCAGCTGCGCGACAAACAGGCCACCGACGACGAGCTCCTGCTGCGGGCCGCTCAGCTCCGTGATGTCCTGCAACCGCACGGGGTGCCCCTGGTGGTCAACGACCGGCTGGATGTTGCGCGGAAGGTCGGCATAGGGGTGCACGTGGGCGTTCATGATGTCGCTCCCGTTGTGGCCCGGGAGGTGCTGGGACCCGCGGCCGTCGTCGGCTGGTCGGTCGAAGACCCGGAGCGGATGCCGCCCGAGCAGCTCGCGGCCAGTTCCTATCTCGCGGCCAGCCCGGTGTGGGTAACGCCGACCAAGACCGACACGGCACACCCGCTCGGACCGCCTGGCGTCGCCGCGATCCGCCGGGCCACTGATCTTCCGCTGGTGGGGATCGGCGGCATCAATTCACCGGAACGTGCGGCTGAAGTGATCAGGGCGGGCGCCGACGGCGTAGCCGTGGTCTCGGCGGTGTTCGGGGCCGACGATCCACAAGCCGCTGCGGCGCGGTTGCGTGCCGCGGTCGACGAAGCACTTCGAGGAGCCACCCCATGA
- the thiM gene encoding hydroxyethylthiazole kinase, translated as MAATAPSPADVWAAYDDVRRAGPLVHNITNYVAMDLSANVLLAAGASPAMVHAREEAAEFAQLAGAVVVNIGTLSPEWAESMLGAARVASERRVPWVLDPVAVGATAYRVKVATDLLPLRPTVVRGNASEILALAGAAGRGKGVDSTDESADAVEAAIELAARTGGVVAVTGDVDIVTDGRNTLRVEGGDPLMARVTAMGCAASAMVGAFVATAAEPMVATASALAVFGLAGERAAAQAAGPGSLRWRLLDELHGLDEQSVLDGVRIS; from the coding sequence ATGGCCGCGACCGCACCGTCTCCGGCTGACGTCTGGGCGGCCTACGACGACGTACGCCGTGCCGGACCGCTGGTGCACAACATCACCAACTATGTCGCGATGGACCTGTCCGCCAACGTGCTCCTGGCCGCGGGTGCCTCGCCGGCTATGGTCCACGCCAGGGAAGAGGCAGCCGAGTTCGCTCAGCTCGCCGGCGCTGTCGTCGTCAACATCGGCACCCTCTCGCCGGAGTGGGCGGAATCGATGCTCGGCGCCGCTCGTGTCGCAAGCGAGCGGCGTGTCCCGTGGGTGCTCGATCCGGTGGCCGTCGGTGCCACGGCGTACCGCGTCAAAGTCGCCACCGACCTGCTGCCCCTGCGGCCCACCGTGGTGCGGGGCAACGCCAGCGAAATCCTGGCGCTCGCCGGAGCAGCGGGGCGCGGCAAGGGGGTAGACAGCACCGACGAGTCCGCCGACGCCGTGGAAGCAGCCATCGAACTCGCCGCCCGCACCGGCGGTGTCGTGGCCGTGACCGGCGACGTCGACATCGTCACCGACGGGCGCAACACACTACGCGTCGAGGGTGGTGACCCGCTGATGGCGCGGGTCACGGCCATGGGGTGCGCAGCCAGCGCCATGGTCGGTGCTTTCGTCGCGACGGCCGCCGAACCAATGGTCGCCACCGCGTCGGCACTGGCGGTGTTCGGCCTGGCCGGCGAGCGGGCCGCGGCACAGGCCGCTGGTCCTGGCTCGCTGCGCTGGCGTCTCCTCGACGAGCTGCATGGTCTCGACGAACAGTCTGTCCTGGACGGAGTGCGGATCTCATGA
- a CDS encoding glycoside hydrolase family 2 TIM barrel-domain containing protein, producing MSSPPMRGPRVPYYASFAPSSGLLPPRAHFVSDAPSMSLSGQWAFELVPTVAAGTEGFWEPGYDDSGWARLPVPSHWQLHGYGAPAYTNTIYPFPLDPPWPPEENPTGQYRRAFTVPDSMAGQRVVLRFDGVDSCFKVWLNGVELGFATGSRLSAEFDVSGAVRVGEENVLAVRVHQWSAASYLEDQDMWWMSGIFRDVTLLARPENTVDDVTVHADFDHVSGEGRLRVDVVGSVLHSEGPDAHSAGRNAARVLVPELGIDAPVGEDVVVAGVEPWSAESPRLYDAELVTPGERIALRIGFRRIVIEDGVFKVNGRRILFRGVNRHEFHADRGRVVSEQDMLDDVLLMKRHNINAVRTSHYPPHPRFLDLCDEYGLYVIDECDLETHGFHYEDWRGNPSDDERWRDAYLDRMARTVQRDKNHPSVVMWSLGNESGSGANLVAMYEWAKRHDPSRPVHYERDWTTICSDVYSRMYTAPTEVEEIGRRIEKPLDDAEQDAARRAKPFILCEYAHAMGNGPGGLTEYQRLFETYERCQGGFVWEWIDHGIRTHDESGQEFFGYGGDFGEPLHDGNFIADGLVFPDRTPSPGLLEYAKVIEPLRIDVGHTGAPGDTSAGPAPGEVAVRVRNLHDFIDTSGFSFSWTLEEDGVSVTTGDLDVPPLAPDGSADVAIAVPATTGETWLTVRAVLGADTAWAPAGHEIAWGQGRTDTGRADSGAEPAGGAEAAVVAPAGASSLEPDGGMLRFGNGEFDAASGRLVRIGGTELDGPLLDVWRAPTDNDDGQQHTPAANWRRYGLHRMLHRADDVTADGDALVVRARLAPAGRAFGLVTTYRWSLAADDALRLDVDVTPDGVWPDIPLPRVGVRLALPADIDHVTWFGYGPGEAYPDTRQAVRVGRYSATVDEMQTNYVFPQENGHRIDVRWADITGRAGAAGAAGMPGGGRPGLRIEGAPVFGLTARRWTSADLDAARHPHELVARDRVYVNLDAVQHGIGSGSCGPGTLPRYELRAEPLRFAVVLRSMT from the coding sequence ATGTCGTCGCCCCCAATGAGAGGACCACGCGTGCCGTACTACGCTTCCTTCGCGCCGAGCTCGGGCCTTCTCCCACCACGTGCCCACTTTGTCTCCGACGCGCCGTCGATGTCGCTGTCTGGACAGTGGGCTTTTGAACTCGTACCGACTGTCGCCGCGGGCACCGAGGGATTCTGGGAGCCCGGGTACGACGACTCCGGCTGGGCGAGGTTGCCGGTGCCCTCGCACTGGCAGCTTCACGGATACGGAGCACCCGCCTACACCAATACGATCTATCCGTTTCCGCTCGATCCGCCGTGGCCGCCGGAGGAGAACCCGACCGGTCAGTATCGGCGTGCCTTCACCGTGCCGGACAGCATGGCCGGTCAGCGAGTTGTCCTACGCTTCGACGGCGTGGACTCGTGCTTCAAGGTCTGGCTGAACGGTGTCGAACTCGGTTTCGCTACCGGCAGCCGGCTGTCTGCCGAGTTCGACGTCTCCGGGGCCGTGCGTGTCGGCGAGGAGAACGTGCTGGCCGTGCGGGTACATCAATGGTCCGCGGCGAGTTACTTGGAAGACCAGGACATGTGGTGGATGTCTGGCATCTTCCGTGACGTCACGCTGCTGGCTCGTCCTGAGAACACGGTTGACGACGTCACCGTGCATGCCGACTTCGACCACGTCAGTGGCGAGGGCCGGTTGCGGGTCGACGTCGTCGGCAGCGTCCTGCATAGCGAGGGTCCGGACGCTCACTCCGCAGGACGCAACGCTGCACGGGTCCTGGTGCCGGAGCTGGGCATCGACGCGCCGGTAGGGGAGGACGTCGTCGTCGCCGGCGTCGAGCCGTGGAGTGCGGAGTCACCGCGGCTGTACGACGCGGAACTGGTCACGCCCGGGGAGCGGATCGCGCTGCGGATCGGCTTCCGCCGGATCGTGATCGAAGACGGCGTGTTCAAGGTCAACGGCCGGCGAATCCTGTTCCGGGGCGTGAACCGGCACGAGTTCCACGCGGACCGCGGTCGCGTGGTCAGCGAGCAGGACATGCTCGATGACGTCCTGCTGATGAAGCGGCACAACATCAACGCGGTGCGCACCAGCCACTATCCGCCGCATCCGCGGTTTCTCGACCTGTGCGACGAGTACGGCCTCTACGTGATCGACGAGTGCGACCTGGAAACGCACGGTTTCCACTACGAGGACTGGCGCGGCAACCCATCGGACGACGAACGCTGGCGCGACGCTTACCTTGATCGAATGGCCCGGACGGTGCAACGGGACAAGAACCACCCGAGTGTGGTCATGTGGTCGCTGGGCAACGAGTCCGGGTCCGGCGCCAACCTCGTCGCCATGTACGAGTGGGCCAAGCGGCACGATCCGTCCCGGCCGGTGCATTACGAACGCGACTGGACCACCATCTGCTCCGACGTCTACAGCCGGATGTACACCGCCCCCACGGAAGTGGAGGAGATCGGGCGGCGGATCGAGAAGCCGCTGGATGACGCCGAACAGGATGCCGCCCGTCGGGCCAAGCCGTTCATCCTGTGTGAGTACGCCCACGCCATGGGCAACGGCCCCGGAGGGCTCACGGAGTACCAGCGGCTCTTCGAGACATACGAGCGTTGCCAGGGTGGATTCGTGTGGGAATGGATCGACCACGGCATCCGTACCCACGACGAATCCGGCCAGGAGTTCTTCGGCTACGGTGGCGATTTCGGCGAACCCTTGCACGACGGCAACTTCATCGCCGACGGTCTTGTGTTCCCGGATCGCACGCCCTCACCCGGCCTCCTCGAGTACGCGAAGGTGATCGAGCCGCTGCGGATCGACGTCGGGCACACGGGTGCTCCGGGAGATACGTCGGCCGGACCGGCGCCCGGGGAGGTGGCGGTCCGGGTGCGGAATCTGCACGACTTCATCGACACGTCGGGTTTCTCGTTCAGCTGGACACTCGAGGAAGACGGTGTGAGCGTCACCACCGGCGACCTGGACGTGCCGCCGCTCGCGCCGGACGGGTCCGCGGACGTTGCGATAGCCGTGCCCGCGACCACGGGCGAGACCTGGCTCACCGTCCGCGCGGTCCTGGGGGCGGACACCGCCTGGGCGCCGGCCGGGCATGAGATCGCTTGGGGTCAAGGACGCACAGATACCGGTAGAGCTGATTCTGGCGCCGAACCCGCCGGCGGGGCAGAGGCTGCGGTTGTCGCTCCGGCTGGAGCGTCGTCGTTGGAGCCCGATGGCGGGATGCTCCGGTTCGGAAACGGTGAGTTCGACGCTGCCTCCGGTCGGCTTGTACGGATCGGCGGCACAGAGCTCGACGGGCCACTGCTCGACGTCTGGCGCGCGCCCACGGACAACGACGACGGTCAGCAGCACACTCCCGCGGCGAACTGGCGGCGCTACGGTCTACATCGCATGCTGCACCGGGCCGACGACGTCACCGCGGACGGCGACGCACTTGTGGTCCGGGCGCGGCTGGCTCCGGCCGGCCGGGCGTTCGGCCTGGTGACGACCTACCGGTGGTCTCTGGCTGCTGACGACGCACTGCGCCTCGACGTGGACGTCACGCCGGACGGGGTCTGGCCGGACATTCCGCTGCCGCGTGTCGGTGTGCGGCTGGCACTGCCGGCTGACATCGACCACGTGACGTGGTTCGGGTACGGACCGGGCGAGGCTTATCCGGATACCCGGCAGGCGGTGCGGGTCGGCCGTTACTCGGCCACCGTCGACGAGATGCAGACGAACTACGTCTTCCCTCAGGAGAACGGCCACCGCATCGACGTCCGCTGGGCCGATATCACCGGCCGCGCCGGTGCGGCTGGTGCGGCCGGAATGCCGGGTGGTGGGCGGCCCGGGTTGCGCATCGAAGGCGCCCCGGTGTTCGGGCTGACGGCGCGGCGCTGGACCAGTGCGGACCTCGATGCCGCGCGGCACCCGCATGAGCTCGTCGCCCGGGACCGGGTCTACGTCAACCTGGATGCGGTCCAGCACGGTATCGGTAGCGGTTCGTGTGGCCCGGGCACGCTTCCGCGGTACGAGCTGCGGGCGGAGCCTCTGCGCTTCGCCGTCGTTCTCCGCTCGATGACCTGA
- the ppk2 gene encoding polyphosphate kinase 2 — translation MKKKLYENELFRLQAELVKLQEWVRAEGVRLVVIFEGRDAAGKGGVIKRVTQYLNPRIAPVVALPAPSDRERTQWYFQRYVEHLPASGEMVLFDRSWYNRAGVERVMNFCTREEYIRFYRECPIFERLLVEDGILLRKYWFSVSDAEQERRFRSRLDDPMRRWKLSPMDVESINRWEEYSRAKDDMFTHTDIPEAPWYVVESDDKRSARINMIAHLLSSLPYHEVQQPSVELPPRPPGSGYERPPRDLQTYVPDHAASLG, via the coding sequence TTGAAGAAGAAGCTCTACGAGAACGAGCTGTTCCGCCTGCAGGCAGAGCTGGTGAAGCTGCAGGAATGGGTCCGGGCCGAAGGCGTTCGCCTCGTCGTCATCTTCGAGGGCAGAGACGCGGCAGGTAAAGGCGGCGTCATCAAACGGGTGACGCAGTACCTCAATCCGCGCATCGCTCCGGTGGTGGCGCTGCCGGCCCCGTCGGACCGGGAGCGCACCCAGTGGTACTTCCAGCGCTATGTCGAGCACCTTCCGGCGTCCGGGGAGATGGTGCTGTTCGACCGCAGCTGGTACAACCGCGCCGGCGTCGAGCGGGTGATGAACTTCTGCACCCGGGAGGAGTACATCCGGTTCTACCGGGAGTGCCCGATCTTCGAACGGCTGCTGGTCGAGGACGGCATCTTGCTGCGCAAGTACTGGTTCTCGGTGAGTGATGCCGAACAGGAACGCCGGTTCCGCTCCCGCCTGGACGACCCCATGCGCCGCTGGAAGCTCTCGCCGATGGACGTGGAGTCGATCAACCGCTGGGAGGAGTACTCGCGGGCCAAGGATGACATGTTCACTCACACCGACATCCCGGAAGCGCCCTGGTACGTGGTCGAGAGCGACGACAAACGCAGCGCCCGCATCAACATGATCGCCCACCTGCTCTCCTCGCTTCCGTACCACGAGGTGCAACAGCCGTCGGTGGAGCTGCCGCCGCGGCCACCCGGCTCCGGATACGAGCGCCCGCCCAGGGACTTGCAGACGTACGTTCCGGATCACGCGGCCTCGCTGGGGTGA
- a CDS encoding phosphotransferase, translating to MHTFLASGRDADVFVVGPGRVLRRYRDGSDVAPEVAVMAHVGRHGFPVPTVFRSEGPDLEMEHLDGTTMLQALVNDDIRSDDAASILADLHRRLHAIPPMGMTSVGQHVLHLDLHPDNVLLTSGGPVLIDWRNAAAGAPELDVALSALILAQVAVEPIDMAPRAAELLDHFLARAPDSPTVMLDDAVHIRAGNPTLTPGELGRLGSAADLLRAKV from the coding sequence ATGCACACGTTCCTCGCGTCCGGCCGTGACGCGGACGTGTTCGTCGTCGGCCCGGGCCGGGTTCTGCGCCGCTACCGGGACGGTTCGGACGTCGCGCCCGAGGTCGCCGTGATGGCACACGTCGGAAGACACGGATTCCCAGTGCCGACCGTCTTTCGGTCGGAGGGGCCGGACCTCGAGATGGAACACCTGGATGGCACCACGATGCTCCAAGCCCTCGTGAACGATGACATACGCTCCGACGACGCCGCGAGCATCCTCGCCGACCTGCACCGGCGCCTGCACGCGATTCCGCCGATGGGAATGACGAGCGTCGGCCAGCATGTACTGCATCTGGATCTGCACCCGGACAACGTCCTACTGACCAGCGGCGGGCCTGTCCTCATCGACTGGCGCAACGCTGCCGCCGGCGCACCGGAGCTCGACGTCGCGCTGAGCGCACTGATCTTGGCGCAGGTCGCCGTCGAACCCATCGACATGGCACCGCGCGCCGCCGAGCTCCTGGACCACTTTCTCGCCCGGGCACCTGACAGTCCCACGGTGATGCTCGACGACGCGGTACACATCCGGGCGGGCAACCCCACCCTCACTCCAGGCGAGCTGGGCAGGCTGGGCAGCGCTGCGGACCTGCTCCGGGCCAAGGTCTAG
- a CDS encoding LLM class flavin-dependent oxidoreductase, producing the protein MKIGIGLPGHASWSDGRTLVEWARRAESRGFSTLSVSDRLAWPTPEPMVTLAAMAGATTRIRLLTSVLLAPLRANHALFAKAVATLDQLAGPDRLELGLAPGLRDDDFALSGVDYTTRGRQFDALLDRLAAIFASGDDPVGPRPATAGGPPLLFGGGSRAALRRIVTHGTGWIAGDATVHDVEDFMPQLDKAWSEAGRGGSPRIVASVMYALGPNATDAVSAAIEPYYAFAGEEYARYGVSIAYTSPEQIATAVDEFSRIGCDELIFMGNDPDPEQVDLLADVVGL; encoded by the coding sequence GTGAAGATCGGGATCGGGCTGCCGGGACATGCATCGTGGTCGGACGGCCGGACGCTGGTGGAGTGGGCGCGCCGCGCTGAGTCGCGGGGATTCTCCACACTCAGCGTCAGCGACCGCCTGGCTTGGCCCACCCCGGAGCCGATGGTCACCTTGGCCGCGATGGCCGGTGCGACCACGCGGATCCGGCTGCTCACGAGTGTGCTGCTGGCGCCGTTGCGAGCCAATCACGCGTTGTTCGCGAAGGCCGTGGCGACCCTCGACCAGCTTGCCGGACCGGATCGTCTCGAGTTGGGCCTCGCGCCGGGCTTGCGAGACGACGACTTCGCGCTCAGCGGTGTGGACTACACCACCCGCGGCCGGCAGTTCGACGCCCTTCTGGACCGGCTGGCCGCCATCTTCGCCTCCGGCGACGACCCGGTCGGCCCGCGACCGGCGACGGCTGGTGGTCCGCCACTGCTCTTCGGCGGCGGTTCGCGTGCGGCCCTTCGGCGCATCGTCACACACGGGACCGGATGGATCGCCGGAGACGCGACCGTGCACGATGTCGAAGACTTCATGCCCCAACTCGACAAGGCGTGGTCGGAGGCGGGCCGCGGCGGATCGCCCCGGATCGTGGCGTCGGTGATGTACGCGCTGGGCCCCAACGCGACCGATGCGGTGTCGGCCGCCATCGAGCCGTACTACGCCTTCGCGGGCGAGGAGTATGCCCGGTATGGCGTCTCGATCGCCTACACGTCGCCGGAGCAGATCGCCACCGCCGTTGACGAGTTCAGCCGCATCGGCTGCGACGAACTGATCTTCATGGGGAACGATCCGGACCCGGAACAGGTGGATCTGCTGGCCGATGTCGTCGGTCTCTGA
- a CDS encoding VOC family protein, protein MARLDEIVVDCRKASALARFWAAALDDYDVLPYDDAEIERLAKLGFTPETDPTVAVGGPGPTLFFQEVPEPKPTTKNRLHLDLATPDRQAEVDRLVGIGASVQAELEGWTVMLDPEGNEFCIVDQR, encoded by the coding sequence ATGGCCAGGCTGGATGAGATCGTCGTCGACTGCCGCAAGGCGTCGGCTCTGGCTCGGTTCTGGGCCGCGGCGCTAGACGACTATGACGTTCTCCCGTATGACGACGCCGAGATCGAACGGCTGGCCAAGCTCGGCTTCACACCGGAGACTGACCCCACCGTCGCCGTCGGGGGGCCGGGACCCACATTGTTCTTCCAGGAAGTTCCGGAGCCGAAGCCCACTACCAAGAACCGCCTGCATCTCGATCTCGCCACGCCGGACCGGCAGGCGGAGGTGGACCGCCTGGTGGGGATCGGCGCATCTGTGCAGGCGGAGCTGGAGGGGTGGACGGTCATGCTCGATCCGGAGGGCAACGAGTTCTGTATTGTCGACCAGCGCTGA